Within the Garra rufa chromosome 16, GarRuf1.0, whole genome shotgun sequence genome, the region agaggaTGATCAAATCTCCAAAAAGATTTGAttaataaatttatgaagttCTGTATTTGCTTTGTCTTCACGGTGTATGAAGTATAgactgatgtgaaaaaaaaaaaaaaggggtatgaatactttcgcaaggcactgtaattatctcaattatattaatttgatcattaattaaaatattaaattatcttAACAATTTTAATCATAATTAAATTTAATGTGTATACTTGTTCTTCTGTAGTTCTTCAAAGTTGGCAGCATTCCATTCGGAACCCTTTAGTGAAAAAAAAGGACAATAAATGACTGTATTTTTTCACAGTATAGCAGACACAACAGAAAACAAATGTCAACACTCACCAAGTAAAGGTAGTCCAAGATTCTGGAGGGTTTGTCCATCTGTGCCATTGTGACCATCATCTCATTGTCAATATACTCCTTGTAGTCCTTCATATCTATGCCTATTCTGGACTCCAGGGCTGTTCGCACCTACAAACACACAGAAAGAGTGACTGTAGATCAAATATTTGGGGCTAGAAACTCCAAGATCATGGGTTTGGGATATAAATCACATTAAATGGCAAGTCACATGATATACAACGCATACAAACATCAAAACAAGCTTCTCACTAAATGACTGCCTGAACGCTGCTGACGTTTATACCACAAAGATTCCCTGGATAAGACAACAAGCCCAGGCACATTAACCATGAGGAGGTTCTAGAAGAGAAGCCTTTAAAAAGGTGTGTCTTCAGGcttgcactactgttcaaaagtattTTTTAGCAGGGACACATTTAATTCATCGGAATGacatgaaagacatttataattttactaaAGCCAGAGTaaggaataaaattacattttaaaaacaaagcagttatttttatacatttattagtTATTAAATAGTCATTTTAATTTAGCTACAAaataccagtcaaatgtttttgaacaataatattcttaatgtttttttaaataagttttttttttttttatccaaagtacagcaaaacagtacaatttgaaaaatatttttactatttaaaataactgttttctatctgaatatgtttttgaaatgtaatttattcctgggatcaaagctaaatttttcaaAGCTAAATCATttgccagtcttcagtgtcagatgatcctacggaaatctaatattctgatttgctgctcaagaaacatttattattatcattgtttattattatcatcatcaatatttaaaatggttaagtacattttttcaggattattgttcttctgaactttctattcatcaaagaaacctgaaaaaagatCTAGCTGTTaactcagctattttcaacataataacaacaaatgttttttgagtagcaaatcagaatattggaatgatgcaaaacattaagctttgaaatgaaaaaaataattaattaaattaatattttactgtttttgctgtagtttggatcaaataaatgcaggcttggtgagaagaagagacttcttagtttaaaaacttttgactggcaacacacacacgtttacatgttttatggggacattccataggcgtaatggttttcatactgtacaaaccgtattttctatcgccctacacctaccctacacctaaacctagccctcacaggagattgtgcaaacttttacttcctcgaaaaaaaagtcattgtgcatgatttataagcctgtttcctcatggggacctgagaaatgtccccacaaggtcaaaaattactggtattcctatccttgtggggacatttggcacacacacacacacacacacacacacacacacacacacacacacacacacacacacacacacacacacacacacacacacacacacacacacacacacacacacacacacacacacacacacacacacacacacacacacacacttttttttttataaatacagcCTGGTGAGCATACAAGAACTCTTTCAAAAAGCAATTAAACAATATGAATCCATTAACTGTTGCGTACTTTGAACAAAAGTTAAAGGGACCACATTAAACAAATCCAGTCCACACAGAGCACTTTTTGAAAATAAGCTGCTAAAACACGCAATTCAAAATGTTTATAACGTCACCATTTTACCAAAGtctctatttatttattacagtCGACTATGTGCTACATTTCAATGCGAAATGTTTTACAACCTGTCGCAATGCAATACTGGTTTTGCAAAGTGGCTTTTATAGAAGGATGGACAGCAAAACCACAAGCGCTTAAAAAACACTGTTGCATACATATGCAAAAGATTAACCAATCATAacatactgttaaaaaaaaacagttaaaaacatAGCACAAAGTACTGTATTAATTTGAAGGAATGGAATTTTCCATATTGATTTTTAACAGGTGTTTTACCTGTAATTTgaaatttgttttgtttgaaaGTTTTAGAGTTATCAGAAATGTCCATTTCTTTGCAACCATTCAAATGTTATATGACCTATTTACAGTACACCCAAAATATATATAGGAAATTATGGGATCATAAGTGACGAGAGGGGAGAGCTTGTGGGATATTGTTTGAAAAGCTGAGTTTTAGCCTTTTACTCTATCATTTTACCTGCTTTGAGGTAATGTTTTCCAAGTCCTCAGTCGTCATGATATCTCGTAGCTGGGCTTTGATCTGCTTCTCTACTGACTCCCGATTCGATGCCGAACGTCCTGCGGTGTCTTTCCTGACTGACTCCAGGCCAGTCATGGCCGCCCATTCATTAAGGCAGCGCTGGTCAGATTCCACATTCTCTCTGTAATGTTGCGCCCACTCCAGCCCACAGCCAGGTATGACAGCACCACGTACGGCCCGTTCACAGCAGCCATGCAGCGCTTGCAACACTGACCTTGAGTGAGAGTGACATACAAGAGACTGCTGTGAACAAGCAATCGACAAACCACAAACACATTTACAAGTCACAGAGCTAGTTTAAATGCTTCATGTGGAGGTCTAACAGTACCCTGACTAGGGTAGACATGATGACTGACTAGAACAACCAGCATCATAGCACAGCATTATGACTGAAAACAAAGATTTAAGTGTGTGTAGGCTGCAAGAACAAAGCCACAAAGTCGTTGAAGGATGAGGAAATTTGTTGTTTCCTCAGCATTTCCTGCTTTAAAACTTACCACATCGTCTGAATGGACACAGGCTTAAAGATTCGTGTCACTTCTGCAGATGTCACACTGAAACCTCTGTAAGAGACCGAGCGAAACAAACTGTCAGAAAAGCAGAACTCTAGGGCTGAGGCTTTAACAGTGTATAAAGTTTTGCAGAGCTGTGCAGATAAACTATAAAGTGCAAGTTTTTCCATTCAAACCTAGCATAATTCTATTTAAGTGTTATTTAcaagttttacattttataatcaGTTCAGTTATATTTAGTTTAGTACTGACTGTTTTCTAATTTTCTAAACAAGCAAAGCTTTGTACTTGAGCTCATGAGTTTATGTGAAAGATAATGATATTAAGATTGCTCTTTTACAGTATTACATTTAAACTAACACTTTTGTCTGTTCACTCTGTCATTATCATGTTTGCACTTTATTAGTTGATTTCTTGTCAGAATGACTGAGTCTTATATTCTTATTCATCTCCATCTAGGTAAAACGGTGTGGCTAGACAAGTCCAACAGTGCactcatcactttttatcaacgTAGCGTATCCTTGCTGAactaaagtattcatttctttaaaacaaagaaaaaaaaattactgaccccaaactttgaacggtagtgtatgctgttaaaaaagatttccattttaaataaatgctcaattctttaacattttatttatcaaaaaaatcctaaaaaagtatcccATTTTTCCAACTGTTTCCAATAATAAATctgcaaattagaatgatttctgaaggatcacgtgacactgaatactggagtaaagatgctgaattTTCAGGAATAAAAtcagtttgaaaaaaatataataaaatagataaaCACTATTTCTATACACTAttattaaattgcaataatatttcacaatattacagttttttttctgtatttttaatcaaataaagggAACATTGATGGATATATAAGCTCTCATAGTACTATATTTATAATTACTATGTATAAAACTATATTTCATAGTACTAAATTTAAACACACTTTTGCTGTTTTTGCTTTCTCTGCTATTATTATCTTTTGTTGGCACTTAATTAGTGGATTTCTGCTCAGAATGATTCAGTCTCATGTACTTACCCATCTCCATCTAGGTAAACCTGTGTGTCACTCCATATTGGCAAAACAAGTCCAATAGTGCACTCATCgctgaggaagaaaaaaaaaagactattagtgaATTAGTGAGAGACATTTCTCGACAAGCTTACTGAAGTAcattgcaattttatttaaaaatctgctaaaagtttatttaaattttttcacGTGTAAAATAAATTGAGAAATGTCTCAGTATTTTAGTCCATACACGAAAACTCCATCCCTGCGTCCCAATGTTCATACTATCCATCCTAACTAGTATGTGAGATTACAATAAGTGTGTCCCAAAGCATAGTATGCTGAAAAGAGTTTGCCAAAAGTCCCCGGATGACCTACTATTTCAGGTCGATTTTTGAAGTGTGGATCCGTGCACAGTCTAATGGCTATTATTGCCCACAATCCATTGCACTTTGGCAAAGGATTTGGTCCAGAACTACAAACATGAATAAATAGCGATTTTCAAGCTTAAAGCATGGCAGATGTGTGCGACCAGTGGTTAGGTAGATATGTTTAGAAAAAGGGGTTTAAGTTTCTAATAATCAACATTTAACCtggtaaaaataatatttatttaatgttatctgtGTTATATTTAATCTGCAACAGCAATGTGAACTTTTATAAACACCCGTTTGGTcgttaacttttaaatgcatcattatgcagaAAATAAGAGCAGAGTTTGCATCATGAAAGACCCGCGAATGGCATATAAATGTGCTACTTTTCTCTCCAATACGGTAGgatgttaaattaatttaaactttGACAAGAAGATTGACAAGCCAGTTTACTGTGACAGGGTAAAGACGCAGTTGTGTGACGtgttagtatgtcccaaagcttgcctactcttTCACTACACACTCAAAActgtgtactttttcttcaccaaAAGAGTCCTTACTTTAAGGGCATTGGGACGCAGGGAATGGCTACCAACATTATTTCTTGAGAGAAACTATAAAGAAGTTATTCTGAATAAAGTAATGCAGGTTTAAAATAACAGCGTGAGTATaatgacagaaatgtcatttatggttaaactattcctttaaaacggCAACTAAAATACAAGCACCATGCTCGTACAATATCTGCACATTCCATTTCCAAAAAAgtagaatgttaaaaataaaaacagtctcCTTGATTCTGTTGTGTTTGTGAACTTAAGTtatcaaatatgcaaaagaattTAGGCTGTAAAACTATAGGCATACAAATATTTAACAGCTACagccaaaccaaaaattattcagacaccaaaataatatttttatgtttttactagtgggtgcaggacactatagttaatttacacaagtgaaaacagcaaaataaagtaaactgtgacatattatacccaaaaaaaatcttcatacagtgaactaccagtaaaattaatacaaatttgggaccaaaaattctCTTTGACCAgaccatgttttgttactttacctttctatcaaagttatctgacattatcaagatgaatttgttctgacacagttgagTTCTAGTCATAtcgtattaccattttctaaactatagtaaataaactgtaataatgtgagaaatgttgaagctatctgaataaatttaggttcgactaattaatttgtgattttcgagatgaatttgttctgacacagttgaaCTCTGAATtactgtcatattttattaccgttttcaacagcaaataaactgtgataatgtgacaaATGtcaaaggtgtctgaataaattttggttggACTGCATAATCACACATTTCTGGATTTATCTCTAATGAAATAAAATCTGCTTATGAAGACTTAATAGTTTAGTTTATGCAAAATTGCTACCTGTTTGAGCCAGGGAAGTCCATGCCAAGTAGTAGACTTTCCTGTTTATTGTCAAGCGTGCCGACTATAAGCAAATATCTGACTCTGACTGGGCTCACGGACTCCAAACGCACAGCCTGAGGCAGGGAGAAAGAAAAATTCAGATGCAATGTAATGAATCAGACAGAAGTCAGACACAGAGATCTTTTCCGTTATTATAATTCAAGCACAGCACCCATGCATGTTGTTCTataaccaagtttttttttttaaatacacagcAACTTTGCAACTGATATCTTAAGGTCAAAGCAAAGCTATTGTCATATCTGCATAGCAGAAGATGAAACAAACTAAAGTGTCTTCAGAAACCACATTGCAGAACATGTGACGTTGCATATGCAAAACACTGTGTCTAGTATACACAGGGAGTATTAAGTACAAACACTTCCATAAATCAGTCTCAAACagaataaataatgtaaatgcaTGGGGGACTTTTCATTTCTGATTATAAAATCTATTTAGTAAAGGCTGTGTATTATTTGGAGTTTACCATGAGCATACTAAAGCAGTGTAGTAAAAGATTGAGTTGAGGAAATCCTAACCAGTTTGACTGTGTCCTCCGGTCGCAGTAATGAAATCATTGCATGCAAATGTCTGCGCTGAGTGTCAGAGGCTTGGCCTCCTTGCCTAGGCAGAGAGGGTACAGTTTCTTCATGTAATCCCTCCCTCTCTTCCTCTTCCACCAGGAGCACTGCCCCCTTAACCAGGGCGAAACTTTCTCTGGTGTgcagaaataaaaaattaatcagTTACGCATTTCTGGAGGAAACACTATATACGCTAAAATACACATGCATGACTAAAGCTGTATCACAAACAATTACCTTTTCTGAAGTCGTCCTCTTCTTGGAATAGGCTCATCCTTGAAAATAAAACGATAAAGTCATTTACAATAGACTGAATTAGAAAGTACAGGGCGTTATAACTCTAAAGAATGGTGATGTTTAAAATGGGTGTTGCGTGAATTGATTATGTGATGCACTTAATCGCAAACTCCTCCGGATCGTCTGACTCAGTAAGTGCTATTTGCCAAAACAGCGGAGTAAAAACTTGCACCAAGGGTTTTTAGCCTTTTTTCTCATCCATAACTCACTCTGAGATGAGTGACTGGGTAAAAAAGGTCAAAAAAATGAAACCCAGAAACACAATGACAAGGCGTTTTGACAAAACTGCCAACTGAAATGTGGTGACAGTATGATAAGACACTGAGGAAGCTCGTACTAAAGATGATAAAGTGAGAAACAAATAGTGTAAGAGAGGAAGACAGAGAGAAGGACACCAAAGAGGCTGTTATCAGTGCTTCTATGGAATGAAAGAGGAGACAGTAACATTACCTGTTATGTGACTGACGTGTCCAGACAGAgacaagaagaaaaagaagagagGGGGTGGAGAGGAGGGGCAATGAGGTTTTAGGTTAAAGCTCCGGTGAGACTCAAAATAGTCTGAACATAGCGTTTTACAGCATAGAAGAAGATATGGGTTTATGTGTGAAAAGGGAATCTTGTGCTGTGTAATAAATACAAAGCCTACCAAACAACCAATAGAGACAGAGAATGATTATTTGACATTCTCCAATGACTCttggctataaaaaaaaaaacagctataaaAGTTATCAGGCATTTTGGCGCTTTCCTGGGGCTTTTTTTGGAGCAGCGTGAGATGGATTCTCATATTTAGATTCACAGCTAATTTGGAAAGCTTTTGGAGTGCTACCAAGAAGACATTCCTCCTAATTATACATAAATTTGTGTACAGAAAAAGGTGTAGAGTAACTGAACACACATGGAGGGAGTGGGAGTAGGGTGAAAGAATGTGTGGAGAACTGCAACTGACACACAGCGTTCAGAGTTTCTTTCGTGGCATTTTAGGAACGAGCATTTTCAGTAGGCGCAATAAAACTCACCGGTGTCGTGGAAATAGATGGCGTTCTGTGCAAGGTCAGCAAAGCCATTCCACAGCCGGTTATCCTGATTTCACACCGGCAGATGAGTCCGAGCAAAGTTTACTGTTGTTGAATAGGGAAAACATAAATGAGACAAACTGATGAATGGTACTACATCTGAAAACGCAATACTAAAGCTTTTAAAGATATTTATAGTGCAACTAGACTGAATGACAACAAAACAGTCTCCGAAACTGTTAATAACATCCAGTCTAATATTTCCGCAAATGTgaacctggactacaaaaccagtcttaagcagaaCTGGCATaaatgtagcaatagccaaaaatacattgtatgggtcaaaatgattgatttttctttcattccaaaaatcattgggatattcaGTAAAGGTTATGTTCCATGTTTtatttcctgccataaatatatcacaacttaatttttgattagtaatatgcattgctaagaacttcatttggacaactttaaaggcgattttctcaatatttggattttttgcaccctcagtttacagattttcaaatagttgtatctcggccaaatattgacctatcctaacaaatacataccatatatcaatggaaggcttatttattcagctttcagatgatgtataaattttaattaaaaaaaaaaatgtatccttatatgattggttttgtggtccagtgtcacaaacAGGGTACAAAACAGGCCCtgaaactaattttttttaaaattaagccattttattttaaaaagtaagagAAAGGAGATGCTTAACCTTCCGAAAGTGATTATTATCAACCTCAGGACGTCAAATTAAATTTTATCTTAAATTTcggtatattttctttttttggaagaTGACGTAGAACACAAAATGTGGGACtgttatgttttaaataataaattgtttTTGGATAATATCAATGAttgaagatttttattttatttttttttaaagtttttaatgtttgaattgactctcaaaattgtgacgcaaaattatgattttaattattcaattttttcaGATCTAAGGTCAGGacctctggaccacaaaaccagtcataagagtcttttttgaaataaataaataagctttgcattgctGTATAGTTTGTTAACCATTTGACAATCtggcatctgagggtgcaaataaatcaaaaaattgagaacatcgcctttaaagttgtccaaattaagttcttagcaatgcatattactaatcaaaaattaagttttgatatatttatggtaggaaacttacaaaatatcttcatggaacaagaccTTTACATAAAACCCTTCCCAAAAtagaaaatttgatcattttgacccatagaatgtatttttggctattgctgcaaatataccagtgctacttaagactggttttgtggtccagggtcacaaatataatttttaagagaggacacacatacatatatacacacatatatatatatatatatatatatatatatatatatatatatatatatatatatatatataaaaatgaatagtTGATCAAGTATTATAGgtcacaaaacaacaaaacaaattgGATTTGTGACATTAAGGTTTTAAAAGTTAAGTAACGCCCGAGTGTATCGTATTATTGTAACGTGCCATAAATTCCAAACATATAAATCACGTAACGTAACAGATAACCGAAATTAAACAGTCAAATGGTTCTGCGGTCTAAGATGGAGACATGCCGTGCATTTCTTCGCCATATCCATGACACACCATAATAAGACGCGCAGTCAATCCCACATACTCTGAAATGTCACCAGATATCTAAATGTGTGTTAAATACGTGGATGAGGCTGTAATTATAGCATAGTAAAACTGTGCACGTCATGTCGATACAGTACATCTCAGCTCAAGCATTTGCTGTTTTACAACACAAACTTGCAATCTATGCATGTTACATCTTTCAGTTTCATTGTTGCCTTGAAAAATGTCGCTATAAAGTATGCCACATACCTAATATCCTGCTAATATGTCTGTAGGCTGATGCTTTACGTTTATGTAGCTccaacacagctgtgttttaagCAACAACAGACTCGAGGCTTGTCATTTCCAGTTCCTTAAGAAAAGCAAAGGAGGGCGGACTAAACATGGAGAGTTCGCTTACCTGATGCGCTGAAACGCGGCGAAATTAAAAAGGATTCCTTCCTAACTGAGTCTTCTTCGAGAAATCGCCTTAGTTATTTTGATTCTATGA harbors:
- the ssh3 gene encoding protein phosphatase Slingshot homolog 3 — translated: MALLTLHRTPSISTTPDEPIPRRGRLQKRESFALVKGAVLLVEEEEREGLHEETVPSLPRQGGQASDTQRRHLHAMISLLRPEDTVKLAVRLESVSPVRVRYLLIVGTLDNKQESLLLGMDFPGSNSDECTIGLVLPIWSDTQVYLDGDGGFSVTSAEVTRIFKPVSIQTMWSVLQALHGCCERAVRGAVIPGCGLEWAQHYRENVESDQRCLNEWAAMTGLESVRKDTAGRSASNRESVEKQIKAQLRDIMTTEDLENITSKQVRTALESRIGIDMKDYKEYIDNEMMVTMAQMDKPSRILDYLYLGSEWNAANFEELQKNNVGYILNVTMEIDNFFPESFTYMNIRVYDVEATDLLAHWNNTYMFISEARKSGQAILVHCKMGVSRSASTVIAYLMKQQGWTLDEALNHTRERRPIVQPNEGFLKQLHTYSGILNASKQRHSALWRRRSKPEVRQPSVHNESATGTEHEQKDEEEEEEEELDSESPEDESSNEDEETDVFEQYDESIPDTSGADTATSNPLITIQESDKVSSSPSRSGRMDLFSLMQSIQLDDEDKEISQRLSPAQRRRSHGRRGLTHQRAHVDVSPEPSSRQPQNTDQDGAGL